The genomic region TTTTTTTACCGTGTATGCAGTCTTGTCTGGCAAATGCAGGAACTTTGACATGTAGTCCACTAATACCAGGTAAGATTGGCCCTCCAGCTCAAAGATGTCAGTGCCGATCTTCATCCATGGCAGCTCTGGGATTTCATGTGACAGCAACAGCTCTTTAGGATTCTTAGATTGGAACCTTTGGCAGGCTTCACATGTTCCGACCATTTGCTTCTGCTCACGCACAATCTCTGGCCAGTACATGAGCTTTCTTGCTTGTGCCTTGGTCCTCGGTATGCCTTGGTGATACTTCGAGGGATAATGATTCTGTCATTTGTCATCAAGAGCACATCAAGGTTGCCCCAGTGCACCTGCAAAcgtaatgattatgagtgtgacatggaaaaaaacagcatgGAGGCtgtctaaacattttaataatttattgataatgATTTCTGTGTTTTCGGCTTATAACATGTGGCCCCTTTTAAGAGCTGCGCACTCCCGGTTGAACCGTCTGTGTTGTTTTCTGTTTctcatttaaagttattttctttattaagtAATGCTGCGGATGGCATTTGTGACAGACAGTTACATGAGTTTCATGGGGAATAAAGCGCCAGTTTGTGAAATGTCAATCGCCGTCCACAGGCTGCAGAGTTCAAGTCAACGATGCTGATTCGTCATCTCCACAGTAGTGGACGTGCCTATATGGATGTTCcatatggattacataatctgtgaatatttatttccattttaattggttcatttaaaagtagacacttcaggctttctatagatatatttcttgtgtctgtgaggcaagtacacgctgagtttcggttcatgtGTTTTTATGTGCTCAAGTTCACAGGGACGACAGAAAGCACATCCTGactgttttcattattttacataaGCACAACAATTTGCTGTCATTGTGAGCTTACAGAAATCGTGGCCTCTTCTAGTCGACTAACAGTTAGCTGACTATTAGGGTTCACTCCTGTGGCTCCCTGGAGATCTATTTTCCTCCAGTGCCAATCCTGCTGCAACACACCTGGAGAGAATATAGTCACACTGGAAGTGTGTGCCTTCTTGTTAAATCCCAGGACCTACAAAGAAATAACAATATTTACAAGGTTCTGATAATATTGTTTTCAGTTGTTTAGTGGGTAAAGGATTCAGCATACATGTTAGATTTGATGTTTTACATGTCTAAATGGCGTTGactagtttttgtttgttttcactcTAGGCCTGATGGAGCTGAAAAAGAAGAATCAAGAACTGAATGTAATGGAGGAGAAAAATCAGTATGAGAAATGTCATTATTTCATGACTGGGGAGAAATCTATTAGTTCCTCACAGACCCATAAAACAGATTCTAGAAACCTCCAGATGAGAGTTCACTCCACTTGTCAACAGTGTCAAAAGAGCTTCACTCGAAAAGaaagccttaaagtccacatgagaattcacactggagagaagccgttcatatgctctcagtgtggaaagagatttAGACAGAAAAAAACCCTTAATACCCACTTTGAAAGTTCACACTGAAGAGAAGCCtcacacctgccaacagtgtggaaagagtttcagtcgaaaaggaagccttaaagtTCACTTGAAaatccacaccggagagaagcctttcatatgccctcagtgtggaaagagatttACACAGAAACGAATCCTTAATGATCACTttagagttcacactggagagaagccttacacctgtcaacagtgtggaaagagtttctcactTAAAGGAAATCTTAACACTCACATgagtattcacactggagagaggccGTTCATATGCTCTCAGTGTGATAAGAGTTTTAGACGGAAATCAGACCTTAAATCCCACATGAGTAATCACACTGGAGTGAGCCCTTTCACTTGCCAacagtgtgggaagagcttcacaCTAAAAGAAAGCTTTGAGATTCACATGAgtgttcacactggagagaaactaTTCATATGCTCTCACTGTGGAAAGAGATTTAAACGGAAAAGAGACCTTAATATCCACATGAGaaatcacactggagagaagccatttaTTTGCCAACATTGTGGAATGAGTTTTGCATTAAAAGGAACTCTTAAGactcacatgagagttcacacaggagagaagccatttgattgtgatcaatgtggaaagagtttcagatatAAAGAAAACCTTAAGCATCACATGATGATTCACTCAGGAGAGAaatgttttgtgtgtcatcagtGTGGAATGAGTTTCTCAGACAGTAATCACCTTAAGAATCATGTAAAAAATCACACTGTAGTGAAGCCTTACATATGTCAtcactgtggaaagagtttcacatacAGCACACACCTTGAggttcacatgagaattcacactggagagaagcctttcatctgccctcagtgtggaaagagtttcacgattaaaaaaaatcttaaggCTCACAttagagttcacactggagagaagccttacacctgccctCAGTGTGAGAAGAGATTCACATACCACACAGAACTGAAAAGGCATTTGCTAAACCATTGTAAAAAGAAATAGCCTTTTCCTCAGTGTGACGTTACGGCCCAAGTGTTTTGTTatatttctgttgttttgtttgtttgtgtgtgtctgtctgtctaggaATGTCATCAGATTGCTGCTATATGCTGATTGGTGCACAGCACTTTAAACAGCACGTCATCGCTTCCTCTACAGAGGGGAGGGGAACGTTGGTCCCATTgatctgcagagtttagctccaaccttaattaaacacacctgaagctaatcaaggtgttcaggattactaaagttacAGGGAGATGAGTGGTTTtattttcagggttggagctaagcTTGGCAGGACAATAGCCCTCCAAgatcaacgttccccacccctgcTCTACAGAAACATCTTGTGTTTGGAGAAGATAGAGTTTTTGACTGTATAGTGCAGAGTTTGTGTGTTAGGATAGTTTGAATGTGTTAAGAGTATTGCTTGTTTGTTGTATTTGGGAAAGTAAAGAGTCTGCCACTGTTTGATCTCTGTTTTTGTTTGAGTTTTGtatattcttttttcttttcccttTTGGGTTAAGGATTAggaagaaatttaaaaaataataaagttttatttattttggccCATTTAGCTCCTAAATCAAGAGTCCCATATTAAGACAATAAATCATCATTGTTCCAAATTCACTGCATTTTCAGAGTCTTTCTTGTTGCACTCTTTTCTCTAGATGGAGCATAACAGATGAGGTCGCCATttcttaaggcaggaacacaccaagctgacacCGACGAACTactggcgacgaaagcagactgcagggTTCGCTCACGTTGGCAgggtctgtgtccaaagttggcctgacacaccaaaccaacactagacagccgacggccaagtagcacatcagttctgcacctgcgtgagatgaaatgcctttccgaaccagcaggtggcagtatctgaacagccaatcagaatgatcagatggaccgacgagctccgacgccgattcaacatttcgaattggccaaaaaaaagtgacgaggaccaacttcagccgacggtgcagaacacactgggAAAACTtagtcgggcagtttttgtttgtcggccgactaagttttcccagtgtgttctgcaccgtcggctgaagttggtcctcgtcacTTTTTTTTGGTCAATTCGAAATGTTgtatcggcgtcggagctcgtaggttggtgtgttcctgcctttaagaGTACTTTACAGATCTTCAACAAGACCTGCCGGCTATTGGTGGGACAATGTAGGTACAGCTTCTCTGCAGTGATGTtcaccaagcagctttctgaaGGTCTTACTTTTAGGTGTCTCAGGCATCTTCAGTAAGGGTCGATCATTAACCTTGAGGAAGATGTACAGCTGTCTGCGATTACAAGTTAGAGTGTCCTGAGGTTACACTCTGCAGCTTGATGGGTTCTTCCACAATGCCAACATCTCTTGTTCGATTCTATCCACTGTATTTTCTGATCTCTGTTCAGTCTCTGGAAACTGGCACACCCATGTCTTGAGCATCACAATATGGGTAGAATATCTTCTCGTCTCTGGGCTTCATGTCAGCTTTATCTGGCAAGTCACTGTTTTCTTTGTGTTGAGGAAGATACTTGTGGCCTTAGCTGGCTGTCTTGTGTCTCTCTGTTGTCCCTTTCTTTGCATGGCTACTGGCTTACCTGCTGGTGGATAGAACCTGGTACTACCTGGTTCTGCAAGGGCTTCAGATGACGCAAACTCTGAATCAACATGCACCATTCCAAATCACCTTAACCTTAGAGCATGAACTCTAACTATGCTAAAAGATCCAGCAAGAAAACATGTCTGTAGATCATGTGGAAGTTTACACAACAGTCTTGAAGCGTGGGAAACGCACTCTAGCTCCAAGTAGCCTTTATTCCCCAGCTGCTGAAGCATACTCACTAGAATGCAAACTCTTTGGAAGGCTGTCACATCTCCGTGGTCAACATTCGGACCATCAATTCTCAGCAATTCTTTGAAGGGCCAACTCATGGGGCTGTGTTGGTTAAGTGCCTCAATGGTCTTTGAGAAGTGGTATAACGAGTTGCAGTAGGAGTCGGCAATCAACAGTGCTTCCTCTGACTTCAGGTGAACAAGAAGCATCTGCTGGTAGGATGTTCTCCAGAGCAACACATAGCCTTAAACTCTCTCAGATCTGGCTTAACGAAGTTCAGAATGGTGGGAGCTGGTCCCCTGTAGGTACTTTCTTGACTCAGAGGAATACATAACTGGGTTGAACTGTAGCCAATTCTGCTATCATCTGCTCTGTCGTAAGATCTCTGGTGGAAGGATTGACGCTGTGTGAGCTGGACATGAGTTGACTGTGATGTCATCTCCTGCTGCCGAAGCCGCCATTCTAAATCATGCAGGCGATCTTGTCTGAATGACTCTGCAGCGCTGTCACTTGGTCTCTGAGGTAACTTGATGGTGTCACAAAACGATAACCAAGATATTCACAGACTAATAGTATGACATTATACTCAATAGTAGAAAGTTGGTGTTGCAATAGAACAAGAGATTCAGAATTTGCTGAGGGAGGCCTGTAACAACTAACCAATGTCAAATAAGCACCTTTAGAAAGCTTTTAAAGCTAAAAACTCAAACATCTTGCTGACCGATAGAGCAGTTATCACCCAAGTGTGGAATTTATTCCTTACATATATTGCGATTAACCACCATTTTTCAAATGATCACATCTGAACAGAGAgactttaacaaaacaaaattgaaatttgattttatttattgacCTTATATTCTGTGGAGAAACTAAGATG from Megalobrama amblycephala isolate DHTTF-2021 unplaced genomic scaffold, ASM1881202v1 scaffold565, whole genome shotgun sequence harbors:
- the LOC125262045 gene encoding zinc finger protein 765-like isoform X2, coding for MEIIKDESEDVEIEETFRVKQDTEEQTGLMELKKKNQELNVMEEKNQYEKCHYFMTGEKSISSSQTHKTDSRNLQMRVHSTCQQCQKSFTRKESLKVHMRIHTGEKPFICSQCGKRFRQKKTLNTHFESSH
- the LOC125262045 gene encoding gastrula zinc finger protein XlCGF8.2DB-like isoform X1, whose protein sequence is MSIHTGERPFICSQCDKSFRRKSDLKSHMSNHTGVSPFTCQQCGKSFTLKESFEIHMSVHTGEKLFICSHCGKRFKRKRDLNIHMRNHTGEKPFICQHCGMSFALKGTLKTHMRVHTGEKPFDCDQCGKSFRYKENLKHHMMIHSGEKCFVCHQCGMSFSDSNHLKNHVKNHTVVKPYICHHCGKSFTYSTHLEVHMRIHTGEKPFICPQCGKSFTIKKNLKAHIRVHTGEKPYTCPQCEKRFTYHTELKRHLLNHCKKK